From Danaus plexippus chromosome 11, MEX_DaPlex, whole genome shotgun sequence, the proteins below share one genomic window:
- the LOC116765928 gene encoding carboxylic ester hydrolase-like: MIHKFCLFAVIFIILKIISADKVNDEPIVTVGEGKLKGQVGNLVDGARYYSFKGIPYAAPPIGNLRFKAPLPPKPWTGIRDATKFGSICTQFNTTYQGDEDCLFLNVYTKVLDKNSKIPVMVYIYGGSYYEGSGDFFLGDFLMQHDVILVTFNYRLELLGFLSLGIPEAPGNAGLKDQVAALRWIQKNIDQFGGDPRSVTIFGESSGASSVTYHMFSPMSRGLFHKVIAQSGTCIHDWAIAKGAEARAFRAGKIRGKETENVHELYNFFMDLDQYQLTNLTFSTLTDDERYRGLPEQFIPVIEKKFHNVEPFITENPVKMLSEGRVHRVPLMLGYNSAEGLVIVRDHITKLDVYNTQPSYYVQREVAEKVSSKKLKELGDRIKRFYVGNNNITENDQNTIADMQTDMHFSYNTHRFADLYSSLHESTFLYRFNFVTDLNIIKNALELTNLKGVSHADELWYLFYNYLNADFYKNQQRLREIVYKVTKLWADFAKTGNPTPDNSVGEVWRPYTVHEKKYYNIDDSFSVGRYADKDRIEFWDKMYSEAGLPHISSRKCHH, from the exons ATgattcataaattttgtttatttgctgttatttttataatattgaaaataatatctgcTGATAAAGTAAAT GATGAACCCATCGTAACAGTTGGAGAAGGGAAATTGAAGGGGCAAGTTGGGAATTTAGTCGATGGAGCTAGATATTACAGTTTCAAAGGAATACCATACGCTGCGCCACCTATTGGCAATTTGCGATTCAAG gcTCCATTACCCCCAAAACCATGGACAGGTATTCGAGATGCAACAAAATTCGGTTCTATATGTACACAATTCAACACAACATATCAGGGAGATGAAGATTGTCTGTTTCTGAACGTCTACACGAAGGTTTTGGataaaaattccaaaattCCCGTCATGGTATACATTTATGGGGGCTCCTACTACGAGGGATCAGGAGATTTCTTTTTGGGAGATTTCCTTATGCAGCATGATGTTATATTAGTTACTTTCAATTATAGACTCGAATTACTCGGTTTTCTATCTTTAGGAATACCGGAGGCACCTGGAAATGCGGGCTTGAAAGACCAGGTCGCCGCGTTACGTTggatacagaaaaatatagatCAGTTTGGAGGTGATCCGAGAAGTGTAACTATTTTCGGGGAAAGTTCTGGAGCGTCATCGGTTACATATCATATGTTTTCGCCGATGTCACGAGGGCTTTTCCATAAAGTCATAGCACAAAGTGGTACGTGTATTCACGACTGGGCTATCGCTAAAGGTGCCGAGGCGAGAGCTTTTAGAGCTGGAAAAATTCGTGGAAAAGAGACAGAAAATGTTCATGAGCTGTATAACTTTTTCATGGATTTAGATCAGTACCAACTTACTAACCTTACATTTTCTACTCTCACAGACGATGAGAGATATAGAGGTTTGCCTGAACAATTTATACCTgttattgaaaagaaatttcaCAATGTAGAACCTTTTATTACGGAAAACCCAGTTAAAATGCTATCCGAAGGTAGGGTGCATAGGGTCCCTCTGATGTTGGGTTATAATTCCGCAGAAGGTCTTGTAATTGTAAGAGATCATATTACAAAACTCGATGTTTATAACACACAACCTTCATATTACGTTCAGAGAGAAGTAGCGGAGAAAGTGTCTAgtaaaaagttaaaagaatTAGGTGAcagaataaaaagattttatgtgggaaataataacataacagAGAATGATCAGAACACTATTGCGGATATGCAAACTGATATGCACTTTTCATACAACACTCACAGATTCGCAGATTTATACTCTTCACTTCATGAATCGACGTTTTTGTACAGATTTAACTTTGTCACGGATCTAAATATCATAAAGAATGCATTGGAACTGACAAATTTAAAAGGCGTTTCTCACGCCGATGAGCTTTGGTATTTGTTTTACAACTACTTAAATGcagacttttataaaaatcaacaaaGATTGAGGGAGATTGTATACAAAGTGACCAAACTTTGGGCTGATTTTGCAAAAACTGG CAATCCAACGCCAGATAACAGTGTCGGGGAAGTCTGGAGGCCTTATACTGTACACgagaaaaagtattataacatCGATGACTCATTCTCTGTTGGACGATACGCTGATAAAGACAGAATCGAATTTTGGGATAAGATGTACTCAGAAGCCGGTCTCCCTCATATCTCATCACGGAAATGTCATCACTGA
- the LOC116765959 gene encoding carboxylic ester hydrolase-like, with amino-acid sequence MYINCFVIKNSSPLWISTKIALWHYTQFMRQRHSQIIYRDETMCKKEFNLFIILQLIITVVVATDKNNDPIVRIQEGKLRGVGGKLVDGSQYYSFKGIPYATPPLGNLRFKAPLPPRPWEGVRDASKFGSICTQYNSTIKAAVGEEDCLFLNVYTKTLNENDQIPVMVYIFGGAFSEGSGDFFLGDFLLQHEVILVTFNYRLELLGFLSLENEEVPGNAAMKDQVAALKWVKNNIQFFGGNPKSVTLFGESAGASAATYHMFSRMSRGLFHRVIAQSGVAIHDVAVDARARAFRAGKILGIDTTSEKELLDYLRKLDDKRLVNLTVATLTPDEMLRGPPAQFVPVIEKRIRNFEAFISEHPVKMLVENKINKVPLMIGYNSAEGLIAVNFQATLLDNYNKEPSYYIPKEVVDRVTPKQLRNIGDRIKKFYVGNGNFTTDDLDTISDLITDLHFSYPDHRFVNLYASLYEPIYMYRFNFVTKLNIVKIALGHSKLKGVCHADDLFYLFYNYLNEELYKTDEQLRDIVFKVTKLWTDFAKTGRPTPSNYFGVIWKPYTKQGKEYFNIEESFSMGNYADGRRMELWNSVYAEAGLPNISN; translated from the exons ATGTACATTAATTGTTTCGTGATAAAAAATTCATCGCCGCTTTGGATTTCAACTAAAATTG CGCTCTGGCATTACACCCAGTTTATGCGTCAGCGACActcacaaataatatacagaGACGAGACGATGTGtaaaaaggaatttaatttatttattatactacaaCTGATTATCACTGTAGTGGTCGCAACTGATAAAAAC AACGATCCAATCGTGAGGATTCAAGAAGGTAAACTGAGAGGAGTAGGTGGGAAACTCGTTGATGGATCTcagtattatagttttaaaggaATACCGTACGCAACACCACCATTAGGAAATCTccgttttaaa GCACCCCTACCGCCACGGCCTTGGGAAGGTGTACGCGATGCTTCAAAATTCGGTTCCATTTGTACCCAATATAATTCAACTATAAAAGCGGCTGTTGGTGAAGaggattgtttatttttgaacgTCTATACAAAAACACTAAACGAAAATGATCAGATTCCTGTGATGGTGTATATTTTCGGTGGCGCGTTCTCAGAAGGATCTGGCGATTTCTTTTTAGGAGACTTCCTTTTACAGCATGAAGTTATTTTAGTGACATTCAATTATAGGTTGGAATTGCTTGGTTTTCTGTCATTGGAAAACGAGGAAGTACCAGGGAATGCAGCCATGAAAGATCAAGTTGCAGCACTGAAAtgggttaaaaataatatacaattttttggaGGAAATCCAAAGTCTGTTACACTTTTCGGCGAGAGTGCTGGTGCTTCAGCTGCTACTTATCATATGTTTTCCAGAATGTCAAGAGGCCTTTTTCATAGAGTAATAGCTCAAAGTGGTGTAGCCATTCATGATGTCGCCGTCGATGCGAGAGCAAGGGCTTTTAGGGCTGGAAAGATTCTAGGAATCGATACAACATCTGAAAAGGAGTTGCTAGATTATCTTAGAAAATTAGACGACAAACGTCTCGTAAACTTAACTGTTGCTACTCTAACACCTGACGAAATGTTGAGGGGACCGCCAGCTCAATTCGTTCCAGTTATTGAGAAAAGAATTCGCAATTTTGAAGCATTCATAAGTGAACATCCAGTAAAGATGTTagtcgaaaataaaataaacaaagtacCTTTAATGATCGGATATAATTCCGCAGAAGGTTTGATTGCTGTGAATTTTCAAGCGACTCTGTtagataattacaataaagaaCCGTCTTACTATATTCCCAAAGAGGTTGTAGACAGAGTCACTCCAAAACAGTTGCGTAACATAGGAGATAGGATAAAAAAGTTCTACGTTGGAAATGGGAATTTTACAACAGATGATTTAGATACAATCTCTGATTTGATTACAGATTTACATTTCTCGTATCCTGATCACAGATTCGTTAATTTATACGCATCCTTATACGAACCAATCTATATGTACAGATTTAATTTCGTAACGAAGTTAAACATAGTAAAAATTGCTCTCGGACATAGCAAATTAAAAGGTGTATGTCACGCTGatgatctattttatttgttttataattacttaaacgAGGAACTGTATAAAACTGATGAGCAATTACGAGACATCGTGTTTAAAGTGACTAAATTGTGGACAGATTTCGCTAAAACAGG ACGTCCAACGCCATCTAACTACTTTGGAGTAATTTGGAAGCCATATACAAAGCAAGGGaaagagtattttaatattgaggAATCTTTTTCTATGGGAAACTATGCCGATGGAAGAAGAATGGAGTTGTGGAATAGTGTTTATGCTGAAGCTGGGTTGCCGAATAtatccaattaa
- the LOC116765728 gene encoding transcriptional repressor RHIT, whose protein sequence is MEETRVLSRRGLRRGCHSDDFPLRDLAEAVHSGVKENIYLELDSGNQLTARGGIALAVCTSQLAPTLPLASALLCLESGARLRVRILTDTPPMHEMMLWFDEVLLAHLDMPFLTLRNITGKKTYTCHDCRTEFEHPNLLKVHLFLACHPFDPHVFWRRCIIKLQTALSITPVSPLPTLPITADPAQLEALAAAWGRSRDGHICLYCGKLYSRKYGLKIHIRTHTGYKPLRCRHCLRAFGDPSNLNKHVRLHASSSGSSEAHACSLCHKPLARKRDLLRHLRSHHPHALSAQSDT, encoded by the exons ATGGAGGAAACCCGGGTACTGTCGAGACGTGGTCTCCGGCGGGGATGCCATTCCGACGATTTCCCGCTTAGAGATCTCGCTGAGGCTGTTCATAGTGGAGTGAAGGAAAAT ATATACCTAGAACTGGATTCAGGAAATCAGCTCACAGCGCGAGGAGGTATAGCCTTGGCGGTGTGTACCTCCCAACTTGCTCCTACTCTGCCTCTTGCCAGTGCTCTTCTATGTCTTGAATCCGGGGCCAGATTGCGTGTGAGAATATTGACTGACACGCCACCAATGCACGAAATGATGCTGTGGTTCGATGAGGTTCTCTTGGCGCATCTGGATATGCCATTTCTAACACTTAGAAATATCACAG GCAAGAAAACTTACACATGCCACGACTGCCGAACAGAGTTTGAACATCCAAATCTCTTGAAAGTGCACCTGTTTCTGGCTTGCCATCCCTTCGACCCTCATGTCTTTTGGAGAAGGTGCATTATAAAGCTCCAAACAGCACTATCAATCACGCCAGTTTCGCCCTTACCGACATTACCGATTACCGCAGACCCAGCTCAGTTGGAAGCGTTAGCAGCAGCTTGGGGCCGTTCCAGAGATGGACACATCTGTTTGTATTGCGGGAAGTTATACTCTAGGAAATATGgcttaaaaattcatataagaaCTCACACAGGCTACAAGCCGCTTAGGTGTAGACACTGTTTACGAGCTTTTGGTGATCCCAGCAATCTTAATAAGCACGTTCGCTTGCATGCGTCCAGTTCCGGATCGAGTGAAGCACACGCGTGTAGTTTATGTCATAAGCCTTTAGCCCGGAAACGAGATCTCTTAAGACATTTGCGATCTCACCATCCACATGCCTTATCCGCTCAGAGTGATACTTGA